Part of the Vulcanisaeta thermophila genome, CCGCCGCTGTACACTACGTAAACATCTTCCGAGTACTCCCTTGCCAGTACGTTGGCGTATACCTCGAAGATCAATGACAGTATGTTGCTGAAGGTCACGTACTTACTGGGTGTTTCCTGGGCGTTGTACTTATGCATGCCCATGTTATTACCATCCAGCCTCACGGTAAATAAGTACCTACCAAGCCTGTCAAGCGTTAAGACTCCGCTTTCATCATAGGGTATATGCGAATTCGTGAATACGTAGCCATAGGCCACGTTGTCAATATCAAATATGAAGTCTGTTACGTTATTTACCAGGTAAACTCTCTGTACATTAGCGCCCAGGCTAGCCATGGCCCTCACCTGGTCGATTCTCAGGGAGGGTAATATGACTAGGGGTTTATTCAGGATCTCAATGCACTGATACCCACCTGGGCATTTACTGAGCTCAATCACGGCTACCAGGTTTCCTGCAAGCTTACCCAGGTTTAACTGCCTATGGCATAGGCTGCATACAGTGAGGCTATACTCTGTCCCATCGGGGGCCCTCTCCCTGTACTCACTGGGGTTTGGTGTTGGTGAACCACACATCTCACACTTGGTAAAGCTCCCTGGTTGTACCGTGAAGTCTACGTAATTCCTAAACCTCCTTTCAAGAAGCCTATTACTCAGTTCCCTCATTAACTCCCTAAATCCATCGCCACTAAATACTGAGCAATCCACGGGTTTTTCATCAGTCCACGCAATACTGATCCTTAATTGCCCCTGGGTCTCCTTAACAACCAAGCCCTCTAGTTGCCTTGCTATTGATTCCAGGGTGTTCTCATCTATTGCGGGTATTAGCATGGTAACCTCACCGCCCGTGTCCACGATAACGTTTGCGTACGTCAGAACGCCGGCTTCCTCACCGTACCTCTTCATTAATTCGCTGTTCAGTTTCTCAATAAGTAGATTAACCAGCATCTTCTGAAGTAATGATATGTATAGTGACCTACCCCTAAGGGCCTTGGATGCGAACCTGGTCCTCTGAACCCTGGTTATGTAACGCTGGATCCCGTGGACATCAATACCAAGAAGCCTAAAACGTTTATTGGTAACCTCCGTGGATGCCAGGGCTGCAGTAATGAGTAGGTGAGCGTAGAGTGAGGTGTCGGCTAGCTTAACGCCGTAGGCCGCAGCCGGCGTAAAGAGCGTGGTTGCCCTAAGTATGTGTACCAGGGTATCCATCAGCTGATTATAATTGAGGTTCCTTCTGTTCAACCTCTCAGCTAACCTCATCAATAAATCCCTAGAGCTTTGGTAAGCACGGCAGACATCATCACCACTGGGCTTATTATCACTGGGCACTATTTTACCACCATTCGTGACAACACTGAGGGGTTGTGGAACAACGTACTTAATATCACCATCAATAACCCACATGAAAGGTACCTCACTCACATCATCAAACCCCTTAATGAGGGACTCGCCTGAAACATCATCGCCTGGCTTCCTCTCGCATGCAGCTGCCCTGTCAAAAGGTGCCAGTTTACCGCCCTTGTGATGGGTCATTATGAATTGCTCAACAACATCAGGGTTCAACCCAGCCCTTTCAACAGCATTTCTAATGGAACTGAGGAAATCAACACTATAACTAACATGATCCCCCTTATTAACTCCCTGGCACCTATCGGCACGTTGAAGTAGCTTACCCACATCATGCAGCAATGCTGACAGTACCAACTCCCTATAGTACCTGGGACTAACGCTTGACATCTACGCACACCCAGCCCACGGGCTTATCACTAACTAGCTTAATTGTTGTGTCGCCCCAGACCTTCTTACCCCTACTCATGTAATTACTAAGTTCATTAAAGAGGTTCTTATCAAGGGATTCCAGTAGGTTTAGCACCGTCTTCCACCTCCTACCACTCCCAAAGCCAATCCTCACGGGTAATTCACACTTGGGCACATAAACACCCCTACCACGCTCAAACTCGACCAGGTCCCTCGAGAATGACCTCAGACTCTCAATTAGTGAATCCACCGTAACCCCGGAGTCCTCCTTAACCATAACCTTAAAACTAAAGCTTGAGTTGGGCGTTATGCCTATGGCCATTACCCGAGCCACAAGTCCACCATTTAGATGCTTGACGTTTATGCAGTAAACAGCGGTTTTGTAATTAGCACTAACGCGCCTAACCACAACCCTATTGAACACATCATAACCCCTAGACTTATCCACAGCCCTCCAGAAGACCCTAGTAATAACCCCAGAATCAAATTGCTTAGGTTTCCAGCGGTTATCCAGGGCCTCCTTTACATTCTCCACCAACGCATTCCTAGCATCATCATTACTCTTAAGTACATGGTATAAGTACGCGGTTTTAAGGAGACCCTTCACCTCACTGCCAGGTAACCCCTCGGGGTTTATATCGAGGATCTCATCACCACAGGGGTCACCCTCAAGGTTCAACTGCCTCACGTAAGGTGGGAGTTGACCCTTAGCCCTGATTACATTATTAAGTATGTGGTTAATTAGGGCATTAACCAAGTCACCCCTAAGCCTCATTAGGTTTTCGGGTATGTCCACACTCGCTATGTCTATCAGGTAGACCCTGCCCCCCTGAATCACGAAGTCCAACCCCATCATTAACCTAGAACCTCCCCAAACAAAGACGGGTGTGTCAACCCTAATTGATAGCTCCAGGGAATTATAACCTAACTCAACCATAGAACCACCGGGTCAAGCCTTTTCCTGCATGAACCAGTATCTATATTTTCAAAGATGGGCTTACCCTCGATTACCGAGCCATCCACCAGGACAGAGACGGGGCCTATTAATGCCGTACTACAATTCCAAGCCCTAACCTCCCAGTTCAGGAAGCCCTTGGGCTCACCCCTAACCCTAGCAACACCCATGAGAAGTGCATATTTACCTTCATCCGCAACCTCAATGGAGCCCCTGCTAACCACCGTGAATTTACCAAGGCCTAAGGACCTTTCACCACCAAACCCAATCCTACCCAGTAAGTCGAAGACTCCCTTGTCATCGCCCTGGTAATAAATGACGTAGTCCACCCTGGGCTGGAAGGCAACCACCCTGTAGATGTCACTGTTCTCCATAAACCTACTCATGGTGTTCTTAACCACATCCACGTAGTTACCATAACTACCACCAACAACACCATCTCCACAGTAAACTCCATAACCACCAGGCCCACTCCTTACCATGATCCCGCTTTCCAGGCATTCCCTGGGGATGAACCTAACGCCCCTAAGAACCTTCAATGCCCTGGGCTCCCTGATACTCCGGGCAAGCTCCACCACGTACTTCGCGGGCATGGGCACGGGGAGACTTGGCTTACCACCCCACGTAACCATGGGCATAGCCGAAGAAACCCTCTCAACCCCATGTCTCACGCCCATGAAACTAAGCCACTCAAGGGCCCCGTAAACCGTATCTGAAGGCACGTAGTCATAAGTATCCACGAGGCCCGTCACACCCACATGAAACGGTGACAGGAACTTAATAATGACGTAATTAAGCTTCATTACTAAATAGCACCCCCACAGGCACTCCTAATTCTATTCCATATTTCATGATCCCTGAGCCCCCTCCTGAGTTCGGCGAGGCTTTTGGCATTGATTAGATGGCTAATACTTCCTGTGCTGGCATCGTAATAATCCACGGATAAGTCCCTAAAACTCACCTGCCCATAACCCCTGGAACCCGAACCACCCAGGTACGTCTCTTCCACAAGCTCAAGTGACGAAAGTAAGTAATCCATGTAAGACTTAGCCGGGTATTCAAACCTCCACTTATTACTTAATTCATGGCATTCCTTCCTAACACAGACGTCAAGGTCGAAGACCAACATTGATATTGAGCCCGAGAACTCAACACCCGGCTTTACCCTGTATATATTCCTTGGATCAGCAGCGCTCGTCACCCTATCAATTCTATTCTCCCACTTTTCCTCAATGAAATCCTCAAAATCCACATAATCACAACCACCCTTCTCATGACAAAGTCTCTCAATGTACTCCTTACTGGGGAATAAATCCCTGAAAATGGCCCTCCCAGGGGCCCAACACTTAAGCACCAACGTCCTCATCAACTCCTTCTCCTTCTCATCACTAATACCCTCCACAGCGCTTGGTGGTATGGAATTAGTACCAAAGATATTATCCACTGGGCAGTAGGGCTCGTTATCGACAATGTCATTCCTAACCACCTTCATGTGTTGGTAAATCTTCCCATCAGTGGTCTGTAGAGGCAGGTTCAGGGCAAGCTCTAGGAGAGACCTAGCCCTACCCTTGAGGGAGCTCCCTGGTATATAGGGCACGTTAATCACAAAGACCCTAGTTCCACCCCTACCATCGCTAACCTCATATGGGTAATCAATGGATAGGGATTGAATGTCGGTACCACTAAGTATCTCTCTGGGCCTCCCACTTCTAATCAACAAACCAGTTACATTAATTAGCTTGAACTTCACCTCAAAAATACCCAACAACCTTAATTGTGGACTCACACTCATAGAAACTCCTCCTCTTCCTCCTCAGCCCTCCTCCCACTAACTATTTTAAAAGTCAAAAGGGCATCCAGCGAATCCCTGAGCGCGGCAGCTAAGTTTCTGGCCTCATCAAATCTCCTGTTACTTAGAGCGCTTATTATGTCTTTAATGGCTTGCTCAATACCGCTCGCCAAGTCATCATTAAGAACCTTCCTCCCAGCTTGATACTCCGCTATAATTATCCCCCTTAAAAGCTCCCTCTGTATCCTCTTAATATCCTCCTCCTTAGAATTCTTAAGATCAAGGGTCTCGACTCTCATTAACGACCTAATAATGACGTCGTAAACCCTCCTAAAGCCCGCGCTGCTCTGACGAATATTGTACCTCATAATTCCATCAATAGCCTCAACGTACTTACCATTCCTAAACCTATCAAAGACGGTACTATAGAAATAAGAACGTATCTGAGGCACAAATTGTACTTATTTAGACCTTTTTAAGCATTATCTTAACCTTAAGTACCAGAATTAAAATGTAAAATCATTAACAATAATATTAATTGGTATGGAATGAGTAAAACGAATAACATCCAACCTAGCCACATTAGTAATTGCAAGGAAACCACCACGTGCACGAACTAACCTACAAAAACCCACCAAACCACAAGCCCTCACAACACTACCCAAACCACCCACGACCAAGCACCTATCAGCATTATAAAGAAAAGCACGGGGAAACACCCTCAAATCCCTATCAATCACAAACCTACCCACACCAGGAACATGAAGCATGGGCACACCACAACGTAAAACCCCGACCAAATCAAAAAGAACATCAACCACAGGAACATACCGAAACCTAGGCGTAACAAAACCCCCAACCTCACAATCCCTATTAACAACAAACCAAAACACACAAACACAAAACACCTCACACTTATAATCCACTGCCCCTCACCATCACAAGTTTCCATCAAGGCAATGAACATGCTAATCCCCAACCTCAGCAAGTTAACCCATAACATCAAAGGCAAAGCCACACAATTAAAAAGAACACCCAAAGTACAACTAAACACCCCAACTGTACTATATCGTGTGTTTTCTACGTTTGTCTTTTGTCTGTTTTTCGTGGGGATTGTTTCGTTGTTTCAGAGTTGAAACACCGTGGGAGCAGGCATGAATCAGGAGGATTGGGAGTTGAAATACACACCAACGAGGAAGAGGCAGGAAAAACATATAAAACCCCACAAAACCAATGATACAGAAGATTTCACAAGAAGATTGAAAGTTCGCCTCCTCAACGTTGAAGCAGACTGTGTACCCAACCCATGTATCGGAAGATTTCACAAGAAGATTGAAAGTCTGGGTTCTGCATGAATTTGTTGAAGTGGTCCTCAGCCTTGAATGAAGATTTCATATGAAGATTGAAAGTTAGTACATGATCTTGGTCGTTGCGAGGACTATTTCATAAATGGGGGTTTCGTAAAGGGGGTTGGGGGTGTGTTGGGTGTGCTTTTTGATGTTTTGAGTGTTTTCTCTATTGTTTGTTGTTTGGTGTTTGTTGCTATTAGCCTTGTTATTTGGTCGAGCCTCCTAATGCTTAGTACGTCAATGTACTGCCTCAGTAGTTCCGGTAACCACTCGGGTGACTTCCCAGCCCTCTCCCTTACGTAGTTCACCGCCTCCTCAATGGTGAATGTGGGCGTCTTTATCGGTATGAACCTATCCATGAGCGCATCCCACCAATTCCTAGCCCTAAGCCTCGGGTTGAATGGGTTCGCAGCGGCAACAACCCTAAGGTTGTTGAATACCATGCTCACGACCTTACCCCTCTTGGCAACCCTAAGCACCCTCGTGCCGTCTGGCAGGACATCAGCGAGTTGGAGTATTGGGCTTATGTGGGTGTTCCTCGGTGCCTTGTCGAGCTCGTCAATAACAAGCAACTGCAGTGACTCACCCGCATTAATCACCATGTCCTCTATGGCGGCTTGTGTGGACTCGCCCATGTGGATGTAGACGCTACTGGGTACGAGCTCCATCAACGTGTTCAGTATGAAGGACTTACCACTACCGGGGCCGCCGAGCAACAACGGGTTGTTGTTACTCCTGAGTGCATCACCAACCTCGCTCACCACCTCGGAGAAACCACTGAAGTGCTTAGTGACCACGTTACTCAACTCACTAATCACCTTCTCCCAGTCAACAGTGACTGCTTCCTCCCCACTCAATTCCTCTTCCTCCTTGCCACTGCCACCACCCACAACCACGAGTGATTCCATGGCGCTCACAGCCCTAACCAACCACTCCAGGGCATTACTGGCCTCCTTTATCCTAAGGAACACGTAACTGCTACTCCTGTCATACTCCACGCCTAATTTCTCAAGCAATTGAGCCGACTGGGCAATAACCCTCGTGGTGTCTGGCATCGACCCACGGGGCCAGGTAAGCACAATAAAACCCTCATGCTTACCAACAAACACCCTACCATCACCAACACCCCTAACCAAATCCTCCAAGGCATTTCTCAACTTACCCACACTAACCATCACAAAAATAGGAGGGAAACACACTTAAAAAGGCATGGGAGGACACCACACAATGCCCTCCCTCAGACCCAATGACATTAATGCGCTGGGCTTAGCATTTACCTACCACCATAACATCAAGGCGGTTAAAATTAAAACATAAAGCCTCACCACTTTATGATGCTGGGTACTGGTGAGTTAACCGTTCAGAGTTTATGTGATATGAAGCTATGTGAGAAGTAAAAGAACGTGATATTGAGAGTATATGTGAGAAGTTAGGAAAGTACCCGTTCCTATTTCCAAAACCCTTCCCTGACCTACCTACTGATAAAGATGTTGATAGGTTATTAGATAGTAATGATAGTTATACAGTAAGTTGTGAAGAGTACTTCAAGCAGGAACTCAAGAAGGGGCTCGTGTGTACTGACGCCCTCGCGGTTTATGACCACAACACGGACACCATTTATTACTTCATAGACAGTATCAATGATTATTACAGAGGAGTGGTTAATGAGAGCCTGTCCATGCTCGTAGCTATTGCAAAATACCTCATCAACTCAAAGAAATGCAGTAGAGGTTTAATACGTCACTTCTTACGTATCTTACTGGCCAACCCTGGAATCTTCTACGACGTAGCTAAGCACATGGTCGTACAGTACATCAGGGCACACGAGTACTACCACTGGGCTGAGAAGGTACAGGTAGGGACGGGTAGTGAGGAGGGCATGGCCACGGCTTACGGAATTTACATAATACAACAGGAACTACTGAGGCAGATATACCCATTACTTGAAAGCCCAGGGATTCACGGGCATATTTTTCCCAGTCCCATAGAAATAGCTAGGTGGTTCACACCCCAACTAGCTGCCCTTCTCACGTTGAACAGGCTCATCCTACATCACTTGACTATGCCCGATTATAACACGTTTGTGAACTACGTTCAACCCATATTCTTCCCAGAATACGATTTAAAGATAAATGAGTTTGATTGTTGGTATGATCGGATGCGTATGAAGTTAGAGTTAACGCCAAACTGCAGGCTAAGTATCGAAATGGGTCATTTCGATTATTTTTTACTGTATGGTGACTGTGGTGGAAATCCACCAACCATTAACTTCAAGGGTGAGCGAAGGGGTAGGTATGTATATGAGAATGATGTATTGAGGGAGGTGTATATTTCATGCAACCGTAAAATCACTGTCCCAAGCAGCTCATATAACTCATGGCCCCCCCATAACCACTAATTAACCTCCAACACCACCCCCACATGAACCACTAGTTAAATCCACTAGGACCCAGAGAAACCCTCAACCAATGATTTCGCAAACATGCCTACGCAAACCCTGGAATACACTATGAATACGCACCCCGTCCAGGATTACTCATATGTGTTATTAATCATGGTTTTTGTTCCCGGTTTATGGCGGTCTTTGAGTACGGATTCATTGATTGTAGTGATGATTCACGCAATCCAGGTACTGGGTGGTTTAAGTGTGGTTTACAACCTGGTTAATCCAATAGTTAATGCCATAAGATCAAAAGGAATAATTAACTCCTTAAATCACCCACCCCATACCACTATGGCATGCTTTCACGGGCCATCTTAGTTACCACGGTAACCACGAACTAAATCCTCAAGGGCCAGGCCTGTAATTAGCAATAATCACTATTATCGTAAAAACAATAAAACCACACAGCGAGTCCCCGAGGTTCAGCCGCCCCTGGAATTGCAGGGTGGTTCCCCTAGGAGAATGATAATCCACGGTTTACATAGCACACGTTGAATATTATCCTCACATTCTAGTGAGGCTTTTCACAACCCGTGGAATAATGCCCCCATAAACACCCAGTTATGAATTAGAGAATGTTCAAGAGTTAATAATTGCAAATCCATGGCCTACCGTTTTTCAAAATGCCAATATGAAACCCCGGCTCTGCCCATGAAAACCATAAACCCCCACGTTATTTCATAGAGAATGAAAATAAAGGCTTTGGTGCCGGGGCCGCGAGGCATGCCCGTTGTTGTTTCGTTGTGGTTGCCTTGGTTTGGGTGTTGGTTCTGGTTTCGGCATATGTTGTTAGGTTGTTGGTGAATGGGTGTTTCTTCTTAGTCTTTTTAGGGATTTTCCCTGATCATATTCATGTGTTTTACTCAGCCCTTAAGATGAATCTTTTCAACCCCTTTAGGAATTCTCAACGACAATAATGACGTCAATCCCCAGCATCCTAGTCATACTCTTTCAATCTTCTTGTGAAATCTTCTGTATCATTGGTTTTTAGGGTTTTATAAGCTCTTCCCCCCCCATTGTTTCCTGCGGGTCCGCAGGAGCGCGCCGTGAAACCGTGGGCAACCCCCTCGACTTTGTACCTGCGGTTACCATTCAATCCCTAAATCCTGTGCCTGCGGTAAATTCAATCCCCCAACAACGAAGGCGCACACACGAACTATATAGGGCTATGTTTATTATGTATGAGTATATTGGTATTGTTTTGTGTGGTGTGTTTATCCGTGTTTTGTGGATGTTTGTGGTTGGGGTTTATGTTGTGGGGAGTATGTCTAGTAGTTTTTGGATCCATTCTCTGGGTTTTATGAAGCCTTCTTTGTTGGTTACGAGTCCTCTTTCGATTAGGTCGTTTACGTTTACGCCCATTTGCTGTAACGCGTTTAGGGGTGTTCCCTGGCCTATTTTCCTCAGTTCCTCTATGTACCTGTCCTGTATGGTTAGTGGTAGTTTGGGTAATTCCACGATTCTGTGGAATGTTTCGTGCATGTAGATTATTTTCCAGGCGCCGGTTAATTGTGCTATGAGGGCTATGTAGGTGGTTTCGGGTTTGAACCCGGCTGTGGCGTTAACCACGACTTTGTAGCCGTTGCGTGTCTTGTTGATTATTAACCTGGCGAATTTATCCACTAGCTCTATCAGGCCCTCGCTGAACCAGTCGATGTTTCTCCCGAGGCCCTTTATGACTATTGGTTCGGGAATGCTGGGCCTGGTGCTTATGCCAACCTTCCTCATGAATTCATCCCCATGCCTGGTTAGGTATTCGTGGATTACCCCTGCGCAGAATTTCCCCGTGCCCGTGTCCGTGGGGTATAGGTAAATTTCCAACTCCTCGAATTGTTTATACGGGAAGTCTGAGAGGAAGCTTATTAATGCATTTAGCTCCGCACTGGCTCTCCCTGGGTCTTTCCTCACGAAGTCCACAGCAGCCTCAAAGAGTGGGTCGCCTCTATGTGTCATGTGTTCGATCTTGTCCTGAAGTGGGTCATCAGGACTTAGCCTACTGAGTTTTCCTTCCTCTAGCATTTTTCGTACTTCCTCGGGGGTCCCCGTGAGGTTTAGGTTTTTGGCTGTCCTCTCCATATTGCTTAGTATGCTTGTGCCCACGGTGTTTAGAATCGCCAATTTCATTGCATTACATGGGCGTCGTCCTTTTATTAGTTTTTCCTTATGATTGACTGTACTCTCATCCTTAATGCTTGGGGTGTTCATTTAACATTGAAGGTAATATTAATAAGTGGGGCGTATGTAATGCTTCATTAGATGGGTAGTGAGGGTTCGGAGAAGAGGGTTTTGGTGCTGGCGCCCTGGGGCTTACCCACTCGTTGGTATGAGGTTAGTTACGTAATCCCTAAAGTTAGTGATAGTGGGAAATTATGTACTAGGCCCATTGATATTAAGTGGGACAGTGAGAATAAAAAGAGTTACACCTCATTGGCCGGGGTTCTACAGTACATTATTAATGCTCGCCATGAAGGCCCCATTGATGTGGTAATCATGGGCTTGGATACGCTGGCATTCACGGATGCGGATGAAGGTAAAAAATGCGATGTGAGGGTGGATAATGATGGTAAAACTCCGAGTGAAATTCTTAGTGATTTTGCTGAGAAGCTACGCAGTGGTAATAATGTTGCGTATAGTGATATCAGGAAGGCCGCACACTCACTTCTTAAGGGATGTGCCGAGCAGTACCTTAAAGATTTTGAGAATAAAATCACTATTGACATTAAAATCCTGCCCGGCATAGGAACTTACAAAGCCCATGGTTACACCGCGAGGTTTATGGGTGGTATCAACAACTTAATCTTCGCCATGCTGTATGAGTTATACAGTAAGGTTAGGGATGGTAGTTACAGCGCTGTTGTTCTT contains:
- the cas10 gene encoding type III-A CRISPR-associated protein Cas10/Csm1, with translation MSSVSPRYYRELVLSALLHDVGKLLQRADRCQGVNKGDHVSYSVDFLSSIRNAVERAGLNPDVVEQFIMTHHKGGKLAPFDRAAACERKPGDDVSGESLIKGFDDVSEVPFMWVIDGDIKYVVPQPLSVVTNGGKIVPSDNKPSGDDVCRAYQSSRDLLMRLAERLNRRNLNYNQLMDTLVHILRATTLFTPAAAYGVKLADTSLYAHLLITAALASTEVTNKRFRLLGIDVHGIQRYITRVQRTRFASKALRGRSLYISLLQKMLVNLLIEKLNSELMKRYGEEAGVLTYANVIVDTGGEVTMLIPAIDENTLESIARQLEGLVVKETQGQLRISIAWTDEKPVDCSVFSGDGFRELMRELSNRLLERRFRNYVDFTVQPGSFTKCEMCGSPTPNPSEYRERAPDGTEYSLTVCSLCHRQLNLGKLAGNLVAVIELSKCPGGYQCIEILNKPLVILPSLRIDQVRAMASLGANVQRVYLVNNVTDFIFDIDNVAYGYVFTNSHIPYDESGVLTLDRLGRYLFTVRLDGNNMGMHKYNAQETPSKYVTFSNILSLIFEVYANVLAREYSEDVYVVYSGGDDAALVGNHKALDYVSKIVRHAEDWGFRVSVGASLNDAEVPVLFSWINAGKAEEEAKEISRDVSIAVITRINDKPLAIKVTELDNEVKYAEDLVSKLAGKEVGTSMIYRLLNIITNMYYHAWLLREGDANARRLITRDLVNYSYIVNRNKALFEESVERYMRELSVENMVKLIQPLLARDKAQSAVIDALTNLARIYTRVYIAQVIIKNEKQPSSST
- the csm3 gene encoding type III-A CRISPR-associated RAMP protein Csm3; protein product: MSVSPQLRLLGIFEVKFKLINVTGLLIRSGRPREILSGTDIQSLSIDYPYEVSDGRGGTRVFVINVPYIPGSSLKGRARSLLELALNLPLQTTDGKIYQHMKVVRNDIVDNEPYCPVDNIFGTNSIPPSAVEGISDEKEKELMRTLVLKCWAPGRAIFRDLFPSKEYIERLCHEKGGCDYVDFEDFIEEKWENRIDRVTSAADPRNIYRVKPGVEFSGSISMLVFDLDVCVRKECHELSNKWRFEYPAKSYMDYLLSSLELVEETYLGGSGSRGYGQVSFRDLSVDYYDASTGSISHLINAKSLAELRRGLRDHEIWNRIRSACGGAI
- a CDS encoding ATP-binding protein; translation: MVSVGKLRNALEDLVRGVGDGRVFVGKHEGFIVLTWPRGSMPDTTRVIAQSAQLLEKLGVEYDRSSSYVFLRIKEASNALEWLVRAVSAMESLVVVGGGSGKEEEELSGEEAVTVDWEKVISELSNVVTKHFSGFSEVVSEVGDALRSNNNPLLLGGPGSGKSFILNTLMELVPSSVYIHMGESTQAAIEDMVINAGESLQLLVIDELDKAPRNTHISPILQLADVLPDGTRVLRVAKRGKVVSMVFNNLRVVAAANPFNPRLRARNWWDALMDRFIPIKTPTFTIEEAVNYVRERAGKSPEWLPELLRQYIDVLSIRRLDQITRLIATNTKQQTIEKTLKTSKSTPNTPPTPFTKPPFMK
- a CDS encoding putative CRISPR-associated protein, translating into MKLAILNTVGTSILSNMERTAKNLNLTGTPEEVRKMLEEGKLSRLSPDDPLQDKIEHMTHRGDPLFEAAVDFVRKDPGRASAELNALISFLSDFPYKQFEELEIYLYPTDTGTGKFCAGVIHEYLTRHGDEFMRKVGISTRPSIPEPIVIKGLGRNIDWFSEGLIELVDKFARLIINKTRNGYKVVVNATAGFKPETTYIALIAQLTGAWKIIYMHETFHRIVELPKLPLTIQDRYIEELRKIGQGTPLNALQQMGVNVNDLIERGLVTNKEGFIKPREWIQKLLDILPTT